The following are encoded in a window of Manduca sexta isolate Smith_Timp_Sample1 chromosome 16, JHU_Msex_v1.0, whole genome shotgun sequence genomic DNA:
- the LOC115451801 gene encoding RNA 3'-terminal phosphate cyclase produces MSDLLHIDGSVLEGGGQILRISISLSAILGVPVHVTNIRSGRSKPGLAAQHLKGIQLVADICQAKLKGAHLGSTEIEFRPGKIRGGHYVADTQTAGSISLLLQVALPCALVADGPVTLDLKGGTNADMAPQIDYMTEVFRHALRKFGGDFNLTIHRRGYYPRGGGHVTVEISPVKQFTSATITERGTITSIYGWSFVAGTLPIKLSYAMSDGARQQLRTVYNNVQIECYKEERSLAPDSCNGIILVAELSSGCMLGSDGLGRRGVDPHDVGNKAGQELRYALESGACVDNHAQDQVILYMALAEGRSTVRTGDITLHTKTAMHIVELIAKIKFNVVPDGSQNLIECVGLGIVNNIPT; encoded by the exons ATGTCGGATTTATTGCACATCGACGGAAGTGTGCTAGAAGgg gGCGGACAAATTCTGCGGATATCTATATCGTTGAGCGCCATTCTGGGTGTTCCTGTGCATGTCACAAACATAAGGAGTGGTCGGTCTAAACCTGGACTCGCAGCACAGCACTTAAAAG GCATACAGTTAGTGGCAGATATATGCCAGGCGAAGTTGAAAGGTGCTCACTTGGGCTCAACTGAAATAGAATTCCGGCCTGGCAAGATCAGGGGAGGACACTATGTGGCTGACACACAGACCGctgg TTCAATCAGCCTGCTACTCCAAGTGGCGCTGCCATGTGCGTTAGTAGCCGACGGCCCAGTGACCCTGGACCTCAAGGGTGGCACAAACGCCGACATGGCACCCCAAATCGACTATATGACTGAGGTATTCCGACACGCACTGAGGAAGTTTGGTGGTGATTTCAATCTCACTATACACAGGAGAGG GTATTACCCTCGAGGCGGTGGTCACGTGACTGTCGAGATATCTCCTGTGAAGCAGTTCACCAGCGCCACAATCACTGAGCGAGGAACCATCACGAGCATCTACGGATGGAGCTTCGTAGCTGGCACGCTGCCTATAAAG TTGTCATACGCGATGAGCGACGGCGCGCGGCAGCAGTTGCGCACGGTGTACAACAACGTGCAAATCGAGTGCTACAAGGAGGAGCGCAGCCTCGCGCCCGACAGCTGCAACGGGATTAT ctTGGTTGCCGAGCTATCATCTGGTTGTATGCTGGGCAGTGACGGACTCGGGCGGCGGGGGGTCGACCCTCATGACGTTGGTAACAAGGCGGGTCAGGAACTACGATACGCGCTGGAGAGCGGCGCCTGTGTTGATAATCACGCGCag GATCAAGTGATACTCTACATGGCATTGGCTGAAGGCAGATCGACGGTCAGGACAGGAGATATCACACTACACACCAAGACAGCCATGCATATCGTCGAGCTTATTGCGAAG ATAAAATTCAATGTGGTGCCAGACGGAAGCCAGAATCTCATCGAGTGTGTCGGTTTAGGTATTGTTAATAACATACCTACTTAA
- the LOC115451802 gene encoding DNA repair protein RAD52 homolog isoform X2, with product MQRKPSYPVPNCSIKMPDCLPPDLMVGEDDNEQQQRRQHLINFGHSQWGFNNWSWSVTKQELDFVDFANGKYCAGVVAFVSIKLKNLDIHRENIGYATSTANTKGLAIYKSRKCAVTNALRETLLSFGGKVASDLLEILETARPDVPSVNGPGVSAPLVNASLVGAPLVSASLANSPLGNLPVNTPITLADQTENNQNIANRLEPKTSPVALCPRKEEVRPVAVPPMARAMPMPAALPPAPAPARVPPAHAPHPAAVPLRPNSNDPKTGMEGMSEEEARAERKRRQRLAQEEFKQRQLMKNAGLDEKHELSKGHSSIDKLLMDIQTQDIVIDETGPMADTGKRKSPTPNNGRTKRRSSIVNKLDIVGKH from the exons ATGCAAAGAAAACCTAGCTATCCCGTGCCGAACTGTAGCATCAAGATG cCAGATTGTCTGCCACCGGACCTGATGGTAGGCGAGGATGACAATGAGCAGCAGCAGCGTAGACAGCACCTTATAAACTTTGGCCATTCCCAGTGGGGGTTCAATAACTGGAGCTGGTCTGTCACCAAACAGGAACTTG actttGTGGATTTTGCAAATGGCAAATACTGTGCAGGCGTAGTTGCGTTTGTGTCCATCAAACTCAAGAACTTGGACATACACAGGGAGAACATTGGGTATGCCACCTCAACAGCCAATACTAAAGGACTGGCCATTTACAAGTCTAGAAAG TGTGCAGTGACAAATGCATTGCGTGAGACATTGTTAAGTTTTGGCGGCAAAGTTGCCTCTGACCTCCTGGAGATACTTGAGACCGCGCGTCCGGACGTGCCCAGCGTCAATGGGCCAGGAGTCAGCGCCCCCCTCGTCAATGCATCTCTTGTCGGTGCGCCACTAGTCAGTGCATCTCTCGCCAACTCGCCCCTGGGCAACCTGCCAGTCAACACCCCCATTACCCTCGCCGACCAAACGGAGAACAACCAGAACATCGCTAATCGTCTCGAGCCGAAGACGTCGCCGGTGGCGTTGTGCCCGCGCAAGGAGGAGGTGCGTCCCGTGGCGGTGCCGCCGATGGCGCGCGCCATGCCCATGCCGGCCGCGCTGCCGCCCGCGCCGGCGCCCGCCCGCGTGCCGCCCGCGCATGCGCCGCACCCCGCCGCCGTGCCGCTGCGCCCCAACTCCAAC GATCCGAAGACTGGGATGGAGGGTATGAGTGAAGAGGAAGCTCGGGCCGAGCGGAAGCGTCGCCAGCGGCTCGCCCAGGAGGAGTTCAAGCAACGGCAGCTCATGAAGAACGCGGGCCTCG ATGAGAAACATGAACTTAGCAAAGGTCACAGCAGTATTGACAAGTTGCTGATGGATATACAGACACAAGACATAGTAATTGACGAGACAGGACCAATGGCGGATACCGGCAAGAGGAAATCTCCTACGCCGAACAACGGCAGGACCAAACGACGCAGTAGTATTGTCAATAAACTTGATATCGTGGGGAAGCATTGA
- the LOC115451802 gene encoding protein transport protein sec31 isoform X1, giving the protein MQRKPSYPVPNCSIKMPDCLPPDLMVGEDDNEQQQRRQHLINFGHSQWGFNNWSWSVTKQELDFVDFANGKYCAGVVAFVSIKLKNLDIHRENIGYATSTANTKGLAIYKSRKCAVTNALRETLLSFGGKVASDLLEILETARPDVPSVNGPGVSAPLVNASLVGAPLVSASLANSPLGNLPVNTPITLADQTENNQNIANRLEPKTSPVALCPRKEEVRPVAVPPMARAMPMPAALPPAPAPARVPPAHAPHPAAVPLRPNSNVSFVLSPVVGGLYAPRPPVFPEYYECAGPWHFACEPPCPPCHPYPPRGPVFRGPPEEPPACAPPPARGCWIKPTIFYDGFWTEQKVKKWVAEQVEKRFPGDSPKSSPSGGAQPDMHGPK; this is encoded by the exons ATGCAAAGAAAACCTAGCTATCCCGTGCCGAACTGTAGCATCAAGATG cCAGATTGTCTGCCACCGGACCTGATGGTAGGCGAGGATGACAATGAGCAGCAGCAGCGTAGACAGCACCTTATAAACTTTGGCCATTCCCAGTGGGGGTTCAATAACTGGAGCTGGTCTGTCACCAAACAGGAACTTG actttGTGGATTTTGCAAATGGCAAATACTGTGCAGGCGTAGTTGCGTTTGTGTCCATCAAACTCAAGAACTTGGACATACACAGGGAGAACATTGGGTATGCCACCTCAACAGCCAATACTAAAGGACTGGCCATTTACAAGTCTAGAAAG TGTGCAGTGACAAATGCATTGCGTGAGACATTGTTAAGTTTTGGCGGCAAAGTTGCCTCTGACCTCCTGGAGATACTTGAGACCGCGCGTCCGGACGTGCCCAGCGTCAATGGGCCAGGAGTCAGCGCCCCCCTCGTCAATGCATCTCTTGTCGGTGCGCCACTAGTCAGTGCATCTCTCGCCAACTCGCCCCTGGGCAACCTGCCAGTCAACACCCCCATTACCCTCGCCGACCAAACGGAGAACAACCAGAACATCGCTAATCGTCTCGAGCCGAAGACGTCGCCGGTGGCGTTGTGCCCGCGCAAGGAGGAGGTGCGTCCCGTGGCGGTGCCGCCGATGGCGCGCGCCATGCCCATGCCGGCCGCGCTGCCGCCCGCGCCGGCGCCCGCCCGCGTGCCGCCCGCGCATGCGCCGCACCCCGCCGCCGTGCCGCTGCGCCCCAACTCCAACGTAAGTTTCGTGCTGTCGCCGGTGGTGGGCGGACTGTACGCGCCGCGGCCGCCGGTGTTCCCCGAGTACTACGAGTGCGCGGGCCCGTGGCACTTCGCGTGCGAGCCCCCGTGCCCCCCGTGCCACCCGTACCCGCCGCGCGGCCCGGTGTTCCGCGGCCCCCCGGAGGAGCCTCCCGCCTGCGCGCCGCCGCCGGCTCGGGGTTGTTGGATCAAGCCGACCATTTTCTACGATGGTTTTTGGACCGAACAGAAGGTTAAGAAGTGGGTCGCGGAACAAGTAGAAAAGCGGTTCCCGGGCGACTCTCCGAAGTCGTCGCCGAGCGGCGGGGCGCAACCGGACATGCATGGGCCAAAATAA